Proteins encoded by one window of Schistocerca gregaria isolate iqSchGreg1 unplaced genomic scaffold, iqSchGreg1.2 ptg000318l, whole genome shotgun sequence:
- the LOC126305504 gene encoding methionine-R-sulfoxide reductase B3-like, whose amino-acid sequence MADSGKGPYSKEELKKRLTPMQYYVTQEKGTERAFTGKYNKTTDAGTYSCVVCNEDLFSSDTKFESGCGWPAFNDVINQGKVKLTKDTSHGMVRTEVTCANCGAHLGHVFNDGPKPTGRRFCINSAALNFRPLHQPEQ is encoded by the coding sequence ATGGCAGATAGTGGCAAGGGACCTTACAGCAAAGAAGAACTTAAAAAGCGTTTGACACCAATGCAGTATTATGTTACTCAGGAAAAAGGAACAGAAAGGGCATTTACTGGCAAGTACAATAAAACTACAGATGCTGGAACATACAGCTGTGTTGTTTGCAATGAGGACCTATTTTCATCAGATACAAAATTTGAATCTGGCTGTGGGTGGCCAGCATTTAATGATGTTATAAACCAAGGCAAAGTTAAACTTACCAAGGATACATCTCATGGCATGGTGCGTACTGAGGTGACCTGTGCCAACTGTGGAGCTCATCTGGGCCATGTGTTCAACGATGGACCAAAGCCCACGGGAAGAAGATTCTGCATCAACAGTGCTGCACTTAATTTTCGACCACTCCATCAACCAGAGCAGTGA